From a single Candidatus Krumholzibacteriia bacterium genomic region:
- a CDS encoding M48 family metalloprotease, translated as MSLVRIRSVALLLSVSWIFAACAVNPVTGERELSLLSKEQEIQLGNESDPAIVAQYGVVEDEAIVDYVQDIGQRMVPVSHRPDLPYTFRVLDDPVVNAFALPGGYVYITRGILAYLDSEAALAGVVGHEIGHITARHGVQRYTQQTLLGAGLGLGSVLSETFAQYADIAGQAAQLLLLKYGRDDERQSDRLGVEYATALGYDTHDMAEFFRTLDRLSPPDGRLPSWMSTHPDPGDRWNTVNDLTRQQQTPSGDYVTQRDRFLRTIDGLVFGLDPREGYFLDDTFVHPQLRFRFPTPRGWQRQNGKSQVVMVEPDQAAAVIFQAAQGSSPTEAANAFVGQQGTTLLDQSTVSVAGNRGVRTLVRMSGQQGTQVVLSTFFPYGGGQWVFHGLTSEAGLQQWRATLAAPADGFAALNDPELLDVRPIRVKVVQADRDGTFRELAVAHPIPDNEFIADLEGLAILNGMNVDDRLTRGTLFKVLARE; from the coding sequence GTGTCACTCGTCCGCATCCGCTCCGTCGCCCTGCTGCTGTCCGTGTCCTGGATCTTCGCCGCCTGCGCGGTGAACCCGGTGACGGGCGAACGCGAGCTCTCGCTGCTGTCGAAGGAACAGGAGATCCAGCTCGGAAACGAGAGCGATCCGGCGATCGTGGCGCAGTACGGCGTGGTCGAAGACGAAGCGATCGTCGACTACGTCCAGGACATCGGCCAGCGCATGGTGCCGGTCAGTCACCGGCCCGACCTGCCGTACACCTTCCGGGTGCTCGACGATCCCGTCGTGAACGCCTTCGCCCTGCCGGGCGGCTACGTCTACATCACGCGCGGGATCCTGGCCTATCTGGACAGCGAGGCCGCGCTGGCCGGCGTGGTGGGTCACGAGATCGGCCACATCACCGCCCGCCACGGCGTGCAACGCTACACGCAGCAGACCCTGCTGGGGGCCGGGCTCGGGCTGGGCTCGGTGTTGAGCGAGACCTTCGCCCAGTACGCCGACATCGCCGGACAGGCGGCGCAGCTGCTCCTGCTGAAGTACGGCCGCGACGACGAGCGCCAGAGCGACCGGCTGGGCGTGGAGTACGCCACCGCGCTCGGCTACGACACCCACGACATGGCCGAGTTCTTCCGGACCCTCGACCGGCTGAGCCCTCCGGACGGCCGTCTGCCGAGCTGGATGAGCACCCACCCCGATCCCGGCGACCGCTGGAACACCGTGAACGACCTGACGCGGCAACAGCAGACGCCCAGCGGTGACTACGTCACCCAGCGCGACCGCTTCCTGCGCACCATCGACGGCCTGGTCTTCGGTCTGGATCCGCGCGAGGGCTACTTCCTCGACGACACCTTCGTCCATCCGCAGCTGCGCTTCCGCTTCCCGACCCCCCGCGGCTGGCAGCGGCAGAACGGCAAGTCACAGGTGGTGATGGTCGAGCCGGACCAGGCGGCCGCGGTGATCTTCCAGGCGGCACAGGGCTCCAGCCCCACCGAGGCGGCGAACGCCTTCGTCGGGCAGCAGGGAACCACCCTCCTCGACCAGTCCACGGTGAGCGTCGCCGGCAATCGCGGCGTGCGCACGCTGGTGCGGATGAGCGGACAGCAGGGAACGCAGGTCGTGCTCTCGACCTTCTTCCCGTACGGCGGTGGCCAGTGGGTCTTCCACGGTCTGACCAGCGAGGCGGGGCTCCAGCAGTGGCGGGCGACCCTGGCCGCGCCGGCCGACGGCTTCGCCGCCCTGAACGATCCCGAACTCCTCGACGTTCGACCGATCCGCGTGAAGGTCGTGCAGGCCGACCGCGACGGGACCTTCCGCGAACTGGCCGTGGCGCATCCGATTCCCGACAACGAATTCATCGCCGACCTCGAGGGTCTGGCCATCCTCAACGGCATGAACGTGGACGACCGCCTCACCCGCGGAACCCTGTTCAAGGTCCTGGCGCGGGAGTGA
- the fusA gene encoding elongation factor G — translation MSTKAITDLSRIRNIGISAHIDSGKTTLTERVLFYTNRIHAIHEVRGKDGVGATMDSMELERERGITIASAATHTEWKNHFVNIIDTPGHVDFTIEVERSLRVLDGAILVLCSVAGVQSQSITVDRQMRRYGVPGIAFVNKCDRSGANPARVTEQLRDKLGHNAVMMQIPVGLEADHVGVVDLVEMKAMYFDGDAGEKLRVEEIPSELKAEAEARREVMLDAVSMFSEVLMEAILEDQVTPELIHDAVRTGVLNRELTPVFMGSAYKNKGVQPLLDAVLNYLPDPTQVENQATSIDTGEDFVVDPDPEKPLLSLAFKLEVSPYGQLTYLRIYQGTLNKGDTMVNVRTGQKLKLGRLARMHANQMEDIEQAAAGDIVALFGVDCASGDTFTDGAINASMTSIHVPEPVIKLAVQPKDNKASANMSKALQRFTKEDPTFRTYLDEETNDTIIAGMGELHLEVYVERMKREFNAEVRTGRPQVAYRETMSMPIDFDYTHKKQTGGSGQYGKVQGRIEPVDEGDFVFENKVTGGNIPSEYISSVEKGFKSCMDKGEFIGYPVVNLKFVLSDGNYHAVDSSDNAFQAAAKGAFREFYLKGKPVALEPIMLVSVEGPTEFQGEILGTLMQRRGMVVGTTEDAGFVRIDADVPLSEMFGYATVLRSATQGKAEFTMEFARYGTAPAEVAEELREKWLEKKAAGSN, via the coding sequence GTGAGCACGAAGGCGATCACGGATCTCTCGAGGATCCGGAACATCGGCATCAGCGCCCACATCGACTCGGGCAAGACCACGCTCACCGAGCGGGTCCTCTTCTACACGAATCGCATCCACGCGATCCACGAGGTCCGCGGCAAGGACGGCGTCGGTGCCACCATGGACTCCATGGAGCTCGAGCGTGAACGTGGGATCACCATCGCGTCGGCGGCGACGCACACGGAATGGAAGAACCACTTCGTCAACATCATCGACACGCCCGGACACGTCGACTTCACGATCGAGGTCGAGCGTTCGCTTCGCGTGCTCGACGGCGCGATCCTCGTCTTGTGCTCGGTGGCCGGAGTGCAGAGCCAGTCGATCACCGTCGACCGGCAGATGCGCCGTTACGGCGTGCCGGGCATCGCGTTCGTCAACAAGTGCGACCGCAGCGGTGCCAATCCGGCACGCGTGACCGAGCAGCTGCGAGACAAGCTGGGCCACAACGCCGTCATGATGCAGATCCCCGTGGGCCTCGAGGCCGACCACGTGGGCGTGGTCGATCTGGTCGAGATGAAGGCCATGTACTTCGACGGCGACGCCGGAGAAAAGCTCCGCGTGGAGGAGATCCCGTCGGAGCTGAAGGCCGAGGCCGAGGCCCGCCGCGAGGTCATGCTCGACGCGGTCTCCATGTTCAGCGAAGTACTCATGGAGGCCATCCTCGAGGACCAGGTGACGCCCGAGCTGATCCACGACGCGGTGCGCACGGGTGTGCTCAACCGTGAGCTGACCCCGGTCTTCATGGGCAGTGCCTACAAGAACAAGGGCGTGCAGCCGCTGCTCGACGCCGTGTTGAACTATCTGCCCGACCCGACCCAGGTCGAGAACCAGGCCACCAGCATCGACACCGGCGAGGACTTCGTGGTCGATCCCGACCCGGAGAAGCCGCTGCTCAGCCTGGCGTTCAAGCTCGAGGTCAGCCCCTACGGACAGCTCACCTACCTGCGGATCTACCAGGGCACCCTGAACAAGGGCGACACCATGGTGAACGTGCGCACGGGACAGAAGCTCAAGCTGGGCCGCCTCGCTCGTATGCACGCCAATCAGATGGAAGACATCGAGCAGGCCGCGGCCGGCGACATCGTCGCCCTGTTCGGCGTCGACTGCGCCAGCGGCGACACCTTCACCGATGGTGCGATCAACGCCAGCATGACGTCGATCCACGTGCCCGAGCCGGTGATCAAGCTGGCCGTGCAGCCGAAGGACAACAAGGCCTCGGCCAACATGAGCAAGGCCCTGCAGCGCTTCACGAAGGAAGACCCGACCTTCCGGACCTACCTCGACGAAGAGACGAACGACACCATCATCGCCGGCATGGGCGAGCTGCACCTCGAGGTCTACGTCGAGCGCATGAAGCGTGAGTTCAACGCCGAGGTCCGGACCGGCCGTCCGCAGGTGGCCTACCGCGAGACCATGAGCATGCCCATCGACTTCGACTACACGCACAAGAAGCAAACGGGTGGCTCGGGTCAGTACGGCAAGGTCCAGGGGCGAATCGAACCCGTCGACGAGGGCGACTTCGTCTTCGAGAACAAGGTCACCGGTGGCAACATCCCCAGCGAGTACATCAGTTCGGTGGAGAAGGGCTTCAAGTCCTGCATGGACAAGGGTGAGTTCATCGGCTACCCGGTCGTGAACCTCAAGTTCGTGCTGAGCGACGGGAACTACCACGCGGTGGACTCGAGCGACAACGCCTTCCAGGCCGCGGCCAAGGGTGCGTTCCGCGAGTTCTACCTCAAGGGCAAGCCCGTGGCCCTCGAGCCGATCATGCTCGTGTCGGTGGAGGGTCCCACCGAGTTCCAGGGCGAGATCCTGGGCACGCTCATGCAGCGTCGCGGCATGGTGGTCGGAACCACCGAGGACGCCGGCTTCGTTCGTATCGACGCCGACGTCCCGTTGAGCGAGATGTTCGGCTACGCCACCGTTCTGCGCTCGGCCACCCAGGGCAAGGCCGAGTTCACCATGGAATTCGCCCGGTACGGAACCGCTCCCGCGGAGGTCGCGGAAGAGCTCCGCGAGAAGTGGCTCGAGAAGAAGGCCGCCGGCAGCAACTAG